Sequence from the Candidatus Methylomirabilota bacterium genome:
CGAGGCCATGGTCCAGGCGGATGCGGCGCTCGCCAAGTCGTCCGGCAACCCCGAACTGCTCCTCGTCCGCGCTCAGGCGCTCGAGGCGCTCAAGGCGCCGGGCTCGCTCAACGCCTACCGTGCCGCCGTCGCGAGCGCGGAGGGCCGGAGCGGGCTGGTGTTCCCCACGGAATCCCCGCGGCTTCAGGCCATCGCCGCCGAGCGGCTCGGGCGCGACGCGCGGATCTCCCCTGCCCGCTACCGCCGCGCGCTGGCCCAGCGGTTGACCGACGAGCGGCGGTGGGAAGCCGCGCGGGACGAATGGGAGCGGGCCGGGACGGACGGGCCCCTCGACGCGCAGGGAGAGTTCTCGCGGGGTCTCGCCCTCGAGGCGACCGGAGACCCCGCGCGCGCCCTCGAGGCCTTCCGTCAGGCCGCCACGCTCGACCCGACGCGCACGGCCTTTCGCGCGCGTCTCGCCACGCGCCTGTGGGAAAATGACCAGTACATGCAGGCCATCGCGGAGTGGCAGACGATCGCCGGCCTGGAGCCCGGCAACGTAGAGGCCCACCTGGCGCTGGCCCGCGCCTATCTCAAGGCGGGTGACCGCGGCCGCGCGCTGGGCGAGTACCGCCGGGTGCTCGTCCTTGCGCCCGGCCACGCCGAGGCGCGGCAGTCGGTCGCACGCTTAAGCGGCATCCCATGACAGCAACATCGCCAAGCCCCTCCTGCACGGTTGTCATCTGCACCCGCGACCGGCCGGAGCTCTTGGATCGCTGCCTGGAC
This genomic interval carries:
- a CDS encoding tetratricopeptide repeat protein gives rise to the protein ALQTENPLLYRSMAVLALAGPEPRVTLALEAGRAAAERDPFLLPGLVDRLAPFALTDAQWTALVPPSPVDHVDLARHLESRGLLHEARVLYASALEGASAAEEPVIRWMLARLLLGVHRPAEAMVQADAALAKSSGNPELLLVRAQALEALKAPGSLNAYRAAVASAEGRSGLVFPTESPRLQAIAAERLGRDARISPARYRRALAQRLTDERRWEAARDEWERAGTDGPLDAQGEFSRGLALEATGDPARALEAFRQAATLDPTRTAFRARLATRLWENDQYMQAIAEWQTIAGLEPGNVEAHLALARAYLKAGDRGRALGEYRRVLVLAPGHAEARQSVARLSGIP